A genome region from Primulina eburnea isolate SZY01 chromosome 9, ASM2296580v1, whole genome shotgun sequence includes the following:
- the LOC140841475 gene encoding delta(8)-fatty-acid desaturase-like, which yields MGEDIKKKYITSDELKKHNKPDDLWISIQGKVYNVTEWAKEHPGGDVPLLNLAGQDVTDAFIAFHPGTAWKYLDRFFTGYHLEDFQVSEVSRDYRSLVSRFSKSGMFEKKGHGVIYSLCFVALMLSASVYGVLCSGNFWVHMLSGALLGFSWVQVAYLGHDSGHYNIMTSKGFNKMAQILTGNCLTGISIAWWKWTHNAHHVSCNSLDHDPDLQHLPVFAVSSTLFKSLTSRFYGRKLTFDSMSRFLVSYQHFTFYPVMCGARVNLYLQTFLLLFSKRKVPDRATNIIGILVFWTWFPLLVSCLPSWNERVLFVMASFCVTSIQHVQFCLNHFAANVYVGAPKGNDWFEKQTNGTIDISCSSKMDWFFGGLQFQLEHHLFPRLPRCHLRSISPLVQDLCKKHNLPYTSLSFYEANMWTLKTLRTAALEARDFSSPVPKNLLWEAVNTHG from the coding sequence ATGGGGGAAGATATCAAGAAGAAATATATAACATCTGATGAATTGAAGAAGCACAACAAGCCTGATGATCTCTGGATTTCAATCCAGGGAAAAGTGTACAACGTGACCGAGTGGGCTAAGGAGCATCCTGGCGGAGATGTACCGCTATTGAATCTGGCTGGACAGGATGTGACTGATGCATTCATCGCATTTCATCCAGGTACAGCATGGAAATACCTAGACAGGTTCTTTACAGGGTATCACCTCGAAGATTTCCAGGTTTCCGAGGTTTCCAGAGATTATAGAAGCCTGGTTTCCAGGTTCTCGAAATCCGGGATGTTCGAGAAGAAAGGGCATGGGGTGATTTATTCCCTTTGTTTTGTTGCCTTGATGCTTTCTGCTTCTGTTTATGGTGTTCTGTGCTCCGGTAATTTCTGGGTTCATATGCTTTCTGGAGCATTGTTGGGATTTTCTTGGGTTCAGGTGGCCTACTTGGGTCATGATTCTGGTCACTATAACATAATGACAAGCAAAGGATTTAATAAAATGGCGCAGATCCTCACCGGGAATTGTCTCACCGGCATCAGCATTGCGTGGTGGAAATGGACTCACAATGCCCACCACGTCTCTTGCAACAGTCTTGATCATGATCCAGACCTCCAGCATTTGCCTGTCTTTGCAGTGTCCTCGACCCTATTTAAATCGTTGACTTCGCGTTTCTACGGGAGAAAACTAACATTCGATTCCATGTCAAGATTTCTTGTAAGCTACCAGCATTTCACATTCTATCCGGTTATGTGCGGTGCAAGAGTCAATCTTTATCTACAGACTTTTTTGCTCTTGTTTTCAAAGCGAAAAGTGCCTGACAGGGCGACTAACATAATCGGCATCCTTGTTTTCTGGACATGGTTCCCTCTTCTGGTTTCGTGTTTGCCTAGTTGGAACGAAAGGGTGCTGTTTGTCATGGCAAGCTTTTGTGTCACCTCGATTCAACATGTACAATTCTGTCTGAACCATTTTGCAGCAAATGTATATGTTGGAGCCCCCAAGGGGAATGACTGGTTCGAGAAACAGACAAACGGGACGATCGATATCTCGTGTTCATCTAAAATGGATTGGTTCTTCGGTGGGCTACAATTCCAACTCGAGCACCATCTGTTCCCTAGGCTGCCTAGGTGCCATTTGAGGAGTATTTCACCTCTAGTGCAGGATCTATGCAAGAAGCATAACTTGCCCTACACAAGCTTGTCCTTCTACGAGGCCAACATGTGGACACTAAAGACATTAAGGACTGCTGCTCTTGAGGCTCGGGATTTCTCGTCTCCGGTTCCAAAAAATCTGCTTTGGGAGGCTGTCAACACGCATGGATGA